A genomic region of Miscanthus floridulus cultivar M001 chromosome 3, ASM1932011v1, whole genome shotgun sequence contains the following coding sequences:
- the LOC136543719 gene encoding uncharacterized protein, with protein sequence MRGPHGVITISTSFQHSYECEVKCCGHATAIVASRELITLREEVAEEAPDAKKSTRSFESVEGFKEVLIDPSSSEVSDQFYYEHYYSRCAMLSISNVLPLHGILKGTITYNIEHHVGDCGALAGASRDYAIVISRNPNNGVWTGGVSR encoded by the exons atgcggggcccccatggggtcatcaccatcagcacctccttccagcactcctacgagtgcgaggtcaagtgctgcGGCCATGCCACAGCAATCGTTGCCTCTAGGGAACTcatcaccctcagggaggaggtagccgaagaagcgcccgatgcCAAGAAGTCAACCAGGTCATTTGAATCGGTAGAGGGcttcaaggaggtcctcatagatcctagcagctccgagg tttctgaccagttctactaTGAGCACTACTACAGTCgctgcgccatgctctccatcagcaACGTCCTACCACTCCATGGGATCCTCAAGGGCACCATCACCTACAACATCGAGCACCATGTCGGTGACTGTGGTGCCCTTgccggggcatccagggactacgccatcgtgatcagccgcaaccctaacaacggtgTCTGGACGGGGGGCGTTTCTCGCTGA